The Pungitius pungitius chromosome 15, fPunPun2.1, whole genome shotgun sequence nucleotide sequence CAGCAGAATCCCAGAGAACAAAGAGTCCTGCAGGACACTAAGGGCCGACCCGCTGGAGTTATCCACGAAGACAGACACGTACTCAGCAGCCTgcgagacagagacagagagacacacagagagacagacacacacagagagatagagacagagagacacacagagagacagacacacagagagagtgtgaccagaatgaacaatgttgatttaaatgtaaacacTCTGCTAAAACAGTTCGTTTGAACTGGAACTCCTCCTGTTCGCGTGATGCAATGACagatattgattattgatttggTTCCTTATTGATAGTCGGCGAGGtactttaatgttttattacttGTTTGCATTGCATGTTTGGGGGAGGGGCCTCGTGTCACATGGTCTCACCTGCAGATGAAGAGTTCCTGTCAGCAGGATGCTGAAGGTTCCTCCTGCCGCCGCCACGCCCACCACCGAGTCCACCGAGCTGAGGAGGACAAGGGATGAGCCGTCTGAcctccagaagaagaagaagcaggtgaAGAACAGgcgagggagaagaagagctaCTCACAGGTTGCTCTGGCAGAGCGACTCGATGCACACAGCCGCTCTCACGCTGTCTCGGGGTCTCGCGTGGACTCGGTCTCCGCTCTCTGACACAGAGGAAGCAAACTGTTACATCTCCTCAGCAGCTATTGGTCGGTCCGAGTCAGGTGACCAGCTCTCACCTATCAGCAGGCTGGCGGTCAGCTGGTAGAACCCGGAGACGGCGGCTGTGAACCggccgctgctgctgttgaagctccgccccctctggATGCTCCGCTCCGAGTCCGAAGGCTgcgggggtcaaaggtcaaacacgAGGGCCCACAGCCTCACTGTGGCATcctgtgtctgtgagtgtgtacacatgtgtgtctgtgtgggtcacCTGACTAAACGGCTGCAGCTCCAGCAGGCTGCGTCGAGGGACGACGACGTCCCGAAGGAGGCGACcgaggaaggaggtggagacACGAGGAGTAGCGTCACACTGAAAACACACTCCTTCCATGtctgagaggagcaggaggagaagaggaagatgaggggAGAAAAGTGCTATTTGAAGATCTTATTTGACCAGTGTCTACAACACATTAAGTCTGACATGTGTGGACCAATTAGAGTACTGCAATGAGCTggcagcagggggcggggcttaggtgCGCAGGGATGGCCTTGGAAGGGTTAGCTTAAATGCTACCTTAGCATCTGGTTCATCAGAACCGGGGCGAAAGGTTTTCTCCTCTTGGCTTAAGTCGGCCTTCTTCTGTGTGGATTGAACTAGTCTATTTATTGCACAGTGTAGATAAAAAGTTGTAAACACACTGAAATATggaaacactaacacacacttaAAGTAACAGACACATCATCAGTCAGCAGGAATGTCAGGAATCCTGCTCCTGAGCCACAAAATTACCCCTATTAAGGACTCAGACAGGCTGCCtccacacgtacacacacacacacacacacacagacttacacACACAGGGCTGTGTTTATATAAcctacacacacagaacactgtgTGAGAGTGAACAGTGTGTCTGTAGTAACTAAACATGCAGAACACAAACAACTTCTTCTTCAAGACACAGGTCCAcgtgttagcctagcttagcacaaacactggGAGCAGAAGGAAACTGCTAGCATGGCTCTGTCTCAAGTCTGATGCTTTtggtgcttttaaaaaacagttgagcatcatgagttaaagctgcattctgtgtagtgaccagcaggggggcgactcctctgctcccatagacgtctatgaggaaatgactctacttctgtgtagtgaccagcagggggcgactcctctgctcccatagacgtctatgaggaaatgactctacttctgtgtagtgaccagcagggggcgactcctctgctcccatagacgtctatgaggaaatgactctacttctgtgtagtgaccagcagggggcgactcctctgctccgaataaacgtctatgaggaaatgactctacttctgtgtagtgaccagcagggggcgactcctctgctcccatagacgtctatgaggaaatgactctacttctgtgtagtgaccagcagggggcgactcctctgctcccatagacgtctatgaggaaatgactctacttctgtgtagtgaccagcagggggcgactcctctgctcccatagacgtctatgaggaaatgactctacttctgtgtagtgaccagcagggggcgactcctctgctcccatagacgtctatgaggaaatgactctacttctgtgtagtgaccagcagggggcgactcctctgctcccatagacgtctatgaggaaatgactctacttctctcttgatttattccctcagtaaacatcgtaaacatgagtttatggtctcagtctctagtttccagtcttcttcaatacaccaTGATGATGATACACCATTTAGTGagcggatgctttagggcggggctacacagtgattgacaggtctctaagcGGTGAATGCTTCATGCTAAGTGAGGGTGAGGCTCTCACCTTTCAGTCTGAGCTGCAACTCCTGGAGGACCATCTGCTGCTGGGGCAGAAGGGGGGCGGTGTGTCCTGGAAGCCCCCGGGGTCCCTGAGGTCCTTGGGGTCCTGGAGGTCCTGGAAGACCATGCTGACAACAACAGGTGCACCAATACAGCCTGTTATTGATCTAGTTTGACTATTTTGAGAGGCAGGTGTAGCATATGGagattattttgaatatttcctCCCAAAACCAATAGAAAGTCATCTATTtctaattaaattaaaccgttgcacacttttatgtatttttacatttgtcaaTTCATTGTTGTTGCCATGTGCCCAATATAAAGTGTGTTCAGTCATAAAACAGGTCCAGGCTTGAAGACATTTGCAGGCCTCCTGGCCCCACCCCTACCCCATAGCTCCACCTCGGAATCAGGTGTTAAATGTTTTGTCCCGTGGTTGTCAGACCTTTGAGGTTCTCCTGGTTCCTTTGGTTCTCCGGTTGTCCCCTTTGTTGGAGTTTCTCCTGAAGATGAGCCAGGAGCTGAGAGGAGACACTCTGGACAGGTCTGATGTCAGCGGCTCCTGAGGAGAGTAGGTTTACAAATGTTATTTATGAATTAATGATAACAGACAACTAACAAATATGATGCTTTTTGTGATGTATGTTAATTAGCTGTTAGAGGTTatgattcattattatgatacaATCTTCAATTTCAAtcattattgttaatgttattaatgttgttgttgtttcttcttttgttatTGGGATCAATATTTTGTTGTAtaataatcaaaacaaatgagCTATCTGTGGCTAACACACCTAGCCGGTCTCTACTGAGCATGTGCAGGTCTCACCCTCGTTAGCTCTAACGAGGTCTCAGAAAAGACCAGGAAGTGACCTTTGTTCCTCACcaagatctcctcctcctccaggacctCCTCGCTCTCTTCACTCTCCACTTCTGCCACGCTAGCTGcctccgccaccaccaccatcatcatcatcatcatcatcatcaacgtcAGGCCCAGTTGCCCCTCTGCCCCGCCCTGAGCGCTCCGTCCCTGGGTCGGCCTGGCCAACATGCTGGGGACGGTTTGGtggaggaggaaccagaggtACGTGTCTTCAGGGGTCTTTGAGGACTCAAGGCGTTCCCATGATGCAGGAGGTGAGTCTGCTCCTCTTTGGtgaagggtggaggagagtCAGTTTCTCCTTGTGACTCCAatgttctccttcctctcctgctgctgtctgttCAGGAGGACCTTGCTGTTGTCAGAGAGGTGAAGCTGCTGTGAAcacaaagcgtgtgtgtgtctgtgagaggaAACTCTCTGTGGGTGGtttggttcctcctcctcctcctctttttccacctccttctccttgctCTCTTTCAGGCGTTTACTCTGCAAACGAGTGACgacgttcttcttctctgatCCTCCTCAGTTTGGACGGGTCTGCCCAGCCGAGTGTTTTTAATGTCCCTCcttgactcctcctcctcctcctcctcctctttctgtcttcTCTCTAACAGCCTCTGGATCTCAACCTGTCGCCTCGTCTGTCTTCACTCTGTCTCTAAAAAGTCTCCTTAgcgtctgtccgtctctcttctATCATCACTCTCTTTCTTTGCCTCCAGACATTATTCCTCTTCATCcttcccatcctcctcctcctcctcctcctccccttcctctgcctctccctcctcccctttttccttcttcctcttcctccttctcttacCTATTTGTGTCTCCTTATTGCTTATTCGTATTTAGAATAACTTTTACCACTAGACGTTTTAATGGCTTcaactgacacacaaacacacacataaacaaacacactccccccccccctccccccaatcaGATAAGGAGGGCGTGGTCTTCAGTCTGACAGGATGATGAAAGTTACTTTGGAAGTTGATCAAACAGCAGCATCCGTTTCCAATGAATCTGACTGAAGCAgatagagacacaaacacacacacacacacaatcacacacacacacaaatacacacactgtgtattactgtgtatatgtgtgtatattatcAATCATGAGTTGCTATTCTCAGTCAAAGAATCTGTTTCATATTTTTGCTTCATCAAAATAAGAGTCACAGTTGATTCTATGAAAGTGGAGGGAAACAGTATTTTATGTATTAATCATAATAATCCTGACATTATACCTAATGAGGGCTTTGAGGGAATTGGCAGGAAGTTGCGTCTGCAGGTGAAGCAGCT carries:
- the si:ch1073-184j22.1 gene encoding erythroferrone — its product is MLARPTQGRSAQGGAEGQLGLTLMMMMMMMMVVVAEAASVAEVESEESEEVLEEEEILEPLTSDLSRVSPLSSWLIFRRNSNKGDNRRTKGTRRTSKHGLPGPPGPQGPQGPRGLPGHTAPLLPQQQMVLQELQLRLKDMEGVCFQCDATPRVSTSFLGRLLRDVVVPRRSLLELQPFSQPSDSERSIQRGRSFNSSSGRFTAAVSGFYQLTASLLIESGDRVHARPRDSVRAAVCIESLCQSNLSVDSVVGVAAAGGTFSILLTGTLHLQAAEYVSVFVDNSSGSALSVLQDSLFSGILLGV